TCTGAAGTATCAAACTTTAAATTTCTGTATTTATATGCAGTCAGGGATCGTATTGATTAGCAAAATAGTCAGATTAATTTCAATCTTTTTTGTGGGTCAGTTATTGATGTGCTGGTACAGCTGCACCGGACTAAAGCGGTTTATCAAAAGCCAAGACACTTCTTCATGCAATGAACTAGAGCCTGTGACACAACGTAGAACTGAATTTCATCTCAGCCGTTATGTTGTGCATCTTCAAGGAGAGGAAGGATTAGTACATCTGATGATCGCACAGGACTGTGATGCTACCAATCATTGGTTTGAGATGGGGGTGAGAAAGCAGCCAAAACATCTCATACAACTCCTGGAGAAGTCTATGTATTCGAGAGAGCTCAAGGGAGTGTACGAGTTTGACAGCAACAAGGTTCCATCTCTGGATTCCGAAGATCCTCCAAATTGTTGGGCTCTTCCAGTTGTGACATTAACAGCTATTGCAGTTGCAACTCCTAATATCAGTCATCAAACAGTTAAGAAGTTGAAGTACAGTGTCCATGAAGCCTTGGTGTACATACGGGTGGTAGAAAACAACCTGGTGGACCCAAAAAAAGATTTAAAAAATTCTAGGGAAGCTGCAGAGGTTGTATGGTCTGGTATCGATCTGTGTGACAAGTGGCTAGATGTTAATTTAAGAGCAATGGCCCGTGAAGGGAAAGATCAGGACATACTTGAAGAACTGTCAAATATAGCAAAGAACAAGTTTAAAGAAGTAAAGCAGAATGACTTGAATCGATGTTTAAGTGAAGCTCCTTCGAAATGGCCTATTAATGCAATGGCTGCAAATTCTATGTACAGAATAAGTCAATCAATTCTGCAGGAGTACCAATACAAGTCTGGAGGAAGCAACGAAATGCTGTTTGAGAAGCTCTCTGTTATAATCTCTGATATTATCAGTGCTTGCCTTACTAACTTGAAACATGTGATAACCAAACATTGCAACTGCAGCTCAATTGAAAATAAAGAAGAAAACGTCCGCTACGATGTTCTGCTACTCGGCCAAACAGAAAAAATAGTGAAAAATCTTGAACTAATACCAATCCCAGGGTTGACTCCAGATATGAGGGCACACATTGATCATTGGCGTTCTCTGAGCAAGTCTAAGGGCATCCTGGACTACAGTACTGCTAGTACAGATATGAGCAGCGATTCTTTTACTTTATCTGACATGCACATATCTATTGAGTAGAATCAAATGCCTGCAGTTGGGCAAAACAAAGCTATGTCTCTGATATAAGGTATACAGCTTTGgataaaatcataaaacaataTGTTTCAAGATTTCTTAATCCTTGAAATAATTGCAGGGACTATTGTTCGTCAATTTTGATCAAAGGGATAGGCCAAGTACTGCTCGCCAGAGTGAGTTCATTTCTTGAATACAGCGAGCAATGTTGTGCATTGCAGCAAGCATATGACCTGTAACTACCCCGCATAGAGAATCAACTTATCCATGTATTAAGACCTATGTTAATCAATATATGCCGAGCCTTGTAAATTGTGTACAAATATGAAAATTTGCAGGTGATTGCTGCTTAATTATTAGTATTAGCTCTCTTCTCTTACAGATTACATGCGACTATAACTATTCATATGCATTACTTCGCGGCAAAGGATACCTCTTTCCACAGAAAAAAGCATCACCGTGTTAAATAGAGAGATAATGGAAGAGCATGAATTTCAGCTTCCAGTTACTTGCACGATTTTTTTTCCATTAATCAGAATTATCCGCATTTTAGAGTTCCCTGCACAATGACACTTAGTAACAGTGTTACTAGAACCATATATATCCGAGCTTACAATACAATGCTGTCGGTTGATTTTCTGGAACTGAATTCATAGTGAAGAATAAGTCTTCACTAAGACCGTTTGTATAATAAGATTTCAACCTGGCTAACGGGAATGAGAATGAGATTGCACAGCAAAAATGTACTAAATCTCATATCCATTTCCGTTGACTTCAAACCCATTATCCAACATCCACGAAGTTCACAACGATTTATGCCCAAACGAACTTGAAATGGAGTTGATTAAGAAATGTGGTAGTCCCAATCTGAGTTCTGAACAAGTCAAAGTAAAAGCAAATTTGTCTTCATCCTGCTCCAACTTGACATGACTGCAGAATAAACGATGAAACGCAGATTTATACATGGACAGGGATCTCTATCTTTGTAAGTAATCATATTTAACTCTACAACTGCATCATGGTGAAAAATTTATTGATCTGCCATTGGACGGTGGGGTTGTGGTATCGGACACTATGCTTGTCCTGATTCACATGGCGATCTGAGCATGAAACGTTGTCCCCCACAGGAAGTCCAGTCCCCTACATGCATTCCAACTCTCTGTGGGACCTCCATGTTTCAACTTGTAACATACCCGACCCTTGTCCACTGAATTAATGTCGAATTTATCCTACAAACTTGAGCTATCTCGTATATGAGTTTGTACAGATGCATCTTTCTATGTAAGCTGGAGCTCTTCTATATACATTTGGTCAATATGTAGGTTcatttatggatttcaataaaaGAACAGAACTTTTGCGAAGATTGAGCTCAAAACGCATCGTTAGCCATACATAGTTGCAACTTGAGGCGCACGACGCCCACACCAGATGATCATAATCTGGATTTTCCAGCAATACATAAGCATTGCCTCAGTGTGTTTTTTTTTAACACAACTACCATTGTAAATAGAAAGTATGACCATGGTCCATCTACTTGATGCTCAGCTAGCCATAATTTATGATACAATAGgatgaaaaatatatatataattttggtAAAAGACTCTAAAAATCATAGGGGACATCATAGACATTAagttttaaataaaaaaattgcaAATATGTATCAAGAAATATTAGATTAAAACATAGAGAAAATTCAAAAGTAACAATACTAGAAGAAATACATATGGGGAAATCTAATAACAGAACATTGAAAAAGTTCATTGGTTCTGTTATGCTacaattattttcaaaaaaattaccTATTGTATAAAACTTTTAATAGCTCCAAGATTTATTTCAGCTATACAATCttttgttataattttttttataaattattactttcaattttaatttctattaaatttattattttaggTAATGGTATTATTTTATTGGATGCTTTCAGTTGTCTTCAATATATATTTCTTCTACATTGTTGTTATTGAATTTTTTATGTTCTTGGTTTCTTAAAGAAATGAATTGGCATATTTATACTTAAAGAGTGGTCTAGTTAAGTTCTTAATCTTCTGTGGTGCTTGGTCTACCTTAGTGTCAAGAAATATCTTTCGCTTCTCATTACCTATACTCATTCCATGCATCTTACGTACCTCCATAATGCTGCTTCAATCAAAGGGTCCCTTGATTGATTAAAAAGTGATGAAGAGGGGACAAACTAGAAACCAAAAATCTCAGATTTCATTTTCCATCTTCATCCACACAAAACACTTGCATGTTCTCTATAACAGCCCTAGCAAACCTGCATTAATTGCCTTTCCTTCCCCCCCTCACTACTTATATGCTACATGGAAACTCCGAATCCTGATCAAACTCAGGACTCGTTCTTCGGCCACAAACATCTGATAATCACAGAtagttaattaattatatatCCTTTTTCAGAATCATCTCTCAGACAACATGTTGAAACTTGTTTATATTCTTCCTCTAGTTCTACTTCTCACTCTGCATGCATGTAACGCTCGCCATCTAAGCTTAACTGGCAAAAGACATGGCAGAAAATCTAGCACAATTGTCAAGGTAAGCGCTCTTAGCTAGTTTCTAACCATGCAGTTAATTATAATATACTCTATCTGACATGAGAGGATACGCAACTGACTAATCTGCTTTATGTATCTGGAGCAGGATCTACATAGCAAAGAACTCTCTGGTTCTTTCATATTGACAAGCTCGGAGCCTAAAGTAGTACAAGCACGAGAAGAACACACTGCTGGTGCTAAAGAACTCACAGATACAGTGATGGGAAAAGATTTAGAGGCAATTATCCTGAAAAAAGATGATAAGAAAGGTATTGAATCAATTTTGTTCTTCCTTCATTCAGGTTAGACTATATACATAGCATGCAGAGCTAGTGCAGACCATGCAGTACTCATTAACTTATATCTGTACTACCTGATTTAACTACTGAACTCTTTTTGCCATAATCTTATCCTAATTTCAACTGCAACTTTCAGTGCAAACCCGGTCAAGCCCAAATCCTATTCCAATAAAAAATGTACTTAGGTTTGTGTAATATCTCGCTAATCTTCTTTAGAGTTCCGTGTTCAAGATATACAAGTTCTTAATGCTCGGACTCCTGACACATGCATGCCTCCTTTTCCAACTTCTAAATACAGGTCTAACATTTCTGCCATCGGTATATACCCTTGACGTATGAGTTTAAAACATATTATATTCAATAGCATAAAAGAATTTAATTTTCCCCTACCTTGGGTGACCTTGTCTAGGGAAAACAGATTTCACCGGTTTACTTGGTCCACAGGATCTCCACTTTCTGAAAACCAAAATCTCGAGCTACACATAATACAACTTAGATGTCACAACATTTATAGGTTGTACATATGAAAGTTTTAATAGTTTTAAATTTTTCTTGTTCACATAAAGTGAATATCCTAGTCAATCCTAGAAAACAAAGTTCAAAGTAATTCATTATATATACCTCAAAGCACTCAAGAACTACTACCATATATCTGACTTCAAATATTTAATTATGTTTGATGTGCAGGGGGGGAGGTTGAAATATCACATCTGAAAGAGGCAACACAGCTAGAGGTATTAAATTTAAGGTTTCATATTTTGATTGTAGATAGTGGACACGCTATAATCTATAGCCAACTCTCCTAGCATGTTTGCAAGAACATAATTGTAAAGCTCTTGCTTCTAATGTCTACATGTACACACATTCATTTGTTTTCTCTTAGGGATGGAGGAGGCAAGCAAGATCAACAATAGAATCTTCTTCAAATGAAGCCAAAGAAACTACTGACTCCAAAGAGAGCGAAATCGTAGACGATGTGGTAGCTATGGATTATGCTCAACCCCATCGAAAACCGCCTATTCACAACAGAAAACTATAGATCTCATTCATACACAACAGACATGATTGGGTGATATGTGACCAGAAAGTGCCAAACACCAATCTTTTACATATGAAAACTCTAAATTTTAATCATACCAAACACCAATCTTGTATAACCATGTCAGGTTAATTATACACTGTAAAAGAACATTATATACAATTTATTGTAACAGAACATTATACATATAAAAGGATTTACAACACCTTTAACTTTTAAGAAGTGTTTCTTAAGTAGAAAATtagaaattttatttttatattccTTTGAATAATTTTGAAAACCACTCTGGAACAGAAATCAAATAGTAGCCACAGGCCAGTGTTTCTTCACTCTATAACAAGTTGTAGCTAATAGTAATATGGTGGTGATGGTCCCCTGTAGTGTCTGTTTTCTTTATATTTAATATGTTATGAATAATAGCCTGCACAGAATGGATGTCTTGTCTTTTCTTCTTGTGAACAGACACGATGTAAAGGTGTTAGTTGGTTCTCATTAATGAAGACGGTTATACTAAACTTTCTACAGTT
This genomic interval from Apium graveolens cultivar Ventura chromosome 8, ASM990537v1, whole genome shotgun sequence contains the following:
- the LOC141677647 gene encoding uncharacterized protein LOC141677647; amino-acid sequence: MGKLGCSTDGYLNDSKFSEPMPWIGIYVAAASALCALAMSIDAVHAFRYRKFWFPCKFFSLNATSLTLIAVAGKLSVDLNTSMPRSQDQLAKLSSTVFICTIMGNFMPSLGTMENQELLMNIMALGILVLTSIANICIQLGTGVIYVFWKEHVFVMVMMLVLLAILCSSALAVPSTKSYLRMKYSKIHKIAVSECSENTDVPLVKKLRENLSKCWMMAHTCDPQFVVGRLATCTASGAFCLLTAVTLAEAVLRAYLMPWSFKFCRGESEYNWSTTLILETQIIGVGVGTIAPAARWFTAIQFRCLKKFKKVDKTEFQVEKYWIQKLLEWKERPLALQRLGRRGRRFVQNLKYQTLNFCIYMQSGIVLISKIVRLISIFFVGQLLMCWYSCTGLKRFIKSQDTSSCNELEPVTQRRTEFHLSRYVVHLQGEEGLVHLMIAQDCDATNHWFEMGVRKQPKHLIQLLEKSMYSRELKGVYEFDSNKVPSLDSEDPPNCWALPVVTLTAIAVATPNISHQTVKKLKYSVHEALVYIRVVENNLVDPKKDLKNSREAAEVVWSGIDLCDKWLDVNLRAMAREGKDQDILEELSNIAKNKFKEVKQNDLNRCLSEAPSKWPINAMAANSMYRISQSILQEYQYKSGGSNEMLFEKLSVIISDIISACLTNLKHVITKHCNCSSIENKEENVRYDVLLLGQTEKIVKNLELIPIPGLTPDMRAHIDHWRSLSKSKGILDYSTASTDMSSDSFTLSDMHISIE
- the LOC141678484 gene encoding uncharacterized protein LOC141678484 yields the protein MLKLVYILPLVLLLTLHACNARHLSLTGKRHGRKSSTIVKDLHSKELSGSFILTSSEPKVVQAREEHTAGAKELTDTVMGKDLEAIILKKDDKKGGEVEISHLKEATQLEGWRRQARSTIESSSNEAKETTDSKESEIVDDVVAMDYAQPHRKPPIHNRKL